A genomic stretch from Oncorhynchus tshawytscha isolate Ot180627B linkage group LG07, Otsh_v2.0, whole genome shotgun sequence includes:
- the lg07h1orf74 gene encoding UPF0739 protein C1orf74 homolog → MASSDVFVAAARKCLRVGKKRFSATVSLNLATQVLAVDLGLKPALLYDSNTASAEQVQQYLNSLQAAQLVSKSLQTVVISENSLIVNPSLTIANLEALLLRRTVTVVDVCHSLEQPAITELQWGAIRDMIHALLAHIRQFGQHSAMRNVPHRIEKRHCEAWNLCTLFGILLGYPSTYWFDQSRSFENCLAMSPLVVTKAVASWQGGGSGVEGHRCCLYSFSTPEMLQAEILSVMASWTTQLQEQFQQQTIFSDLCLTRSTVTLPSVAL, encoded by the coding sequence ATGGCTTCTTCAGACGTCTTTGTTGCTGCTGCTCGCAAATGTCTACGAGTTGGAAAGAAACGCTTCTCTGCCACTGTGAGTCTGAACCTGGCTACTCAGGTCCTGGCTGTGGACTTGGGCCTGAAGCCCGCTCTGCTATATGACAGTAATACAGCATCTGCAGAGCAGGTCCAACAGTATTTAAACTCTCTGCAGGCTGCACAACTTGTGTCTAAATCTCTCCAGACAGTGGTCATCAGTGAGAATTCCTTGATTGTGAACCCATCCCTAACTATAGCAAACTTGGAGGCACTTCTCTTGAGGAGGACTGTGACTGTGGTGGATGTATGTCACTCATTGGAGCAGCCTGCCATCACTGAGCTACAGTGGGGAGCTATCAGGGACATGATTCATGCTTTACTTGCTCATATTAGACAGTTTGGGCAACATTCTGCGATGAGAAATGTCCCTCACCGAATTGAAAAGAGACATTGTGAGGCATGGAATCTGTGTACTCTTTTTGGGATTCTATTGGGCTACCCCTCCACATACTGGTTTGACCAGAGCAGGAGCTTTGAGAACTGCCTAGCTATGTCTCCGCTGGTGGTGACCAAGGCTGTGGCCTCCTGGCAGGGTGGTGGTTCTGGAGTTGAGGGTCACAGGTGTTGCCTGTATTCCTTCAGCACCCCAGAGATGTTGCAGGCAGAGATTCTGTCAGTGATGGCTAGCTGGACTACACAGCTTCAGGAACAATTTCAGCAGCAGACGATCTTCTCTGACCTCTGTTTAACAAGATCAACTGTCACCTTACCTTCTGTGGCTCTATGA
- the LOC112254803 gene encoding mitochondrial import receptor subunit TOM6 homolog: protein MSAAGKKAIGAPGYGVVEWISTACRFATDRNDFRRNLLVNLGLFAAGVWVARNLSDFDLMSPQPII from the exons ATGAGCGCAGCTGGGAAAAAGGCTATCGGGGCACCGGGTTATGGTGTCGTGGAATGGATCAGTACCGCATGTCGATTTGCTACAGATAGAAATGATTTCAGAAG GAACCTTCTGGTCAACTTGGGACTCTTTGCAGCTGGAGTTTGGGTTGCCAGGAATCTCTCAGATTTTGACCTGATGTCCCCTCAACCAATCATCTAG